ACAGAGTAGTTATGAGAAAATTCAATTTTTAATATCTACTTTAGACTATAATATAGATGGTGAATTGGAGAGGTCTGGAGATATCTTAGCTGATATTCATTATACTGTAGAAAATAATTCCTGTGATAAATCTAAGTTCAAACTACATCAACTTAGTCAAATGATCGCGCTAAAAAATTATTATTCAGATTTAAATTATTTTGCTGAAATTGAAGAAGAATTTAAATTAAGTGCAGACAGTTTTATAATGTTTCTAATTTTTAAATATTTTGCTTTAGATGATTTAAAAGGTAGTGAGTTAGCTTCTCAACTGTATTGGAAGATTAGATATCCTTTTTCAAAACTTGACTTTTCTGAAGTCGAATGGATTATTTTTAATCAAGGATTTAATGAGAAATTTGATACGGTTGAAGACTTTATCTTGCTAAATAGCCATTTAAAGAGTCCTGAGGTTGTATTAGAATACGTTTCAAGTATGCATTCGTGCAATGTATCTTCTGAGATTTGTTTTCGTTTTAAAGAGTACTTTGTAAATAAGTTCAATAATATTGATGAAATAAGTAAGTATAATTTTTCTACTAATGATAGGAAGTTTATTTATCTTTACTTAGTTAACCCTAAAAAAACAATTGCTTTACTCGAAAAAGCTGGCGTTGCTTCAGAAACATTAAAACTTTTCAAGAAGTACGTTAAGTTAGCTGGAAGTGAAATATGGTCAGTTGGGTCAAGTAATAAGAATGGACAAGGAGGAACTTCTTTTCATTTTAAGTTAAAAGGTAACAAAGAAAAGAGCTTTTCGGTCAATGTTAACTCAAGATATTTTTCTTTAAATGCTGTTAATGTAGATACGTCAAAAAATGATGACCTAGATATTGTTGTGAAAGTGGGTGATAGAATTTTAGACTATAGACCAGGTGTTTTTTTGAATAAATATAATATTTGTAATGATATTTCAGATTGTCGTGTAACTATGACAATCAAAAATAGAAAAAGTAAGTCTGTAAAAGTTTGGGTGGATCAGTTTTATGGTTCAGAAATATAATGGTCAAACCTGATTCTGAATTATTTATACTCCTAAATTATATAGGATAAGTTATTGTAATGGCTAAGTGGCTACTTTTTTAAAAAATCTGACCGATCTATGAACTCATGTGAAGTTCAATTAAATAATGTGAAATAGATAAAGTTTGCGAAGACGAGTTTTAATTCGTAAGTATTAAAAAAAAAAACGACGAGAGTTGAAATTGTTTAGCCACCGGTTAGTTCGGGAATAGTGACAATAAGTGTCTGCAATGAAAGAATAAAGTAACGAAATCAACTTAGCAAATTTGGTACTCAAGAGTACTCGAGCTTAGTTATAGTTTCATCTCATGATATTCCCATGACATGAATTGGTTATAAAATAGCAATGAAGCAAAAAATATCGCTTATCATATTCATTTTAGGGCTGGTTCTAGTGATTTTCTCGTTCACACTTAGAGAGTCATACGAAAAAGAGATGTATCAGTTATATATAAACCAGCAAAAAGATAGTCTTGTTAAGGGGTGGACAAAAAGCTGGCAAGATTACCTAGTGCAAAACTATAAGCAAGAATCTGACTCAAATGTTATTACAGTAAAGGTTGATCGCAATGGGAAGCTGGTTGATAAGAGTTTTTTCCCTACTAAATCAAAAAGTGAAAGTGACTGGAAGCAGTTCAATTCATTATCTAAGGTTAATCAAAAGAAGTTTCTTGAGTCCCAACTAGAAAAGAAGGGGAGCTGGGATAAGGCACTAGCTGTTAAGAGGTTGTATTCTCTGGATGGTTCTTATCAATTCAAAGAACTTAGCCTTTATGAAATGACTCTTGTTGACCAAAAAATAAAAGAGTCGGTTTCACTCATCTTTACGCAATTAAAAAATAAATCTGATTTTAGTAATATAGAAAATCGCTATACTTTTGATGATGTCTTAATGATCGCTGATAAAGATGGAGTTGTATCATTATCAGTTCCATCGCTAAACTATCTAACAAAGACGATGTTTCAAGCTTTTAGAAGTGATGCCAATGTTACTGAGATAGAGTTATCCACAAACCCTTTCAATATTCAAGTCAAGCAAGGGTTTAATCCTTTTAAGTTCAATTCTGTTAGAGAAAAAACTCTAATGGGGCTTGGTTTTGTCTTACTCTTTTTAGCTGTAGGACTTTATTTATTGGAACTTAAAAATAAACGCTTAGAGGTACTTAAAAAGGTTAGCTTCCTAAATCAGCTTGTTCATGAAGTTAAAACGCCAATAACAGGAATAAGACTTAATTCTGAATTACTTTTAAAGCATGG
This window of the Halobacteriovorax sp. HLS genome carries:
- a CDS encoding HAMP domain-containing sensor histidine kinase gives rise to the protein MKQKISLIIFILGLVLVIFSFTLRESYEKEMYQLYINQQKDSLVKGWTKSWQDYLVQNYKQESDSNVITVKVDRNGKLVDKSFFPTKSKSESDWKQFNSLSKVNQKKFLESQLEKKGSWDKALAVKRLYSLDGSYQFKELSLYEMTLVDQKIKESVSLIFTQLKNKSDFSNIENRYTFDDVLMIADKDGVVSLSVPSLNYLTKTMFQAFRSDANVTEIELSTNPFNIQVKQGFNPFKFNSVREKTLMGLGFVLLFLAVGLYLLELKNKRLEVLKKVSFLNQLVHEVKTPITGIRLNSELLLKHGHDEELITALMKSSKRLNDFFEDIVLINKVDKSLNLSRLSLSEFQDYLDEIVSEFKNKVVITNFIQDSVNIDKGRLRVVLRNLLKNAIRYGKRGTLKTELSDNILKFQVQDEGPGIDLNDSGKIFEEFYRATSAKNTSPDGLGIGLSIVKNLVTQMNGEIELKNPGKEHALFELRVKNES